A region of the Candidatus Eisenbacteria bacterium genome:
TTCCATGGCAGCGAGCGACTCTATGTGGTGAAGTCCACGCGAACGGGCTCGAGAGTTGTCGTTGGCCGTGTCTGAAAGTCCCCCAAAGCGGAACCACCCGACCTGGCGTTCCGGACGCCACCACGGACGACCGGAGGTGAAAATCTCATGGTTGAGATCACTGAGGTTCGCGTTTCCCTCCGCGACGACGAAAAGCTAAAGGCTTTCGTCAGTATCACTCTGAACGATTCATTCGTGATCCGTGGACTCAAGATCATCCACGGCAACACGGGATTGTTCGTCGCGATGCCGAGCCGCAAGCGCCCGGACGGGCAGCACCAGGACCTGGCGCATCCGATCAACGACACGACGCGCAAGTACCTCACCGACATCGTCATGGCGGAGTACCAGCGCGAGCTGAACAACCAGGGCGCCATGTCCACGGCGCGCTCGACCGACCGGGATCGGCGCTAGCCGCGCGATCTCGCTTCCAGAGCTCGGATCCCCCGGACGCCGCGCTCGCGGCGCCTCGGACCGCATCCTCCCCTCCGATACGTCTGCGTTGACTCCCCAAAGAGCACCCAGTACATTCCTCCGGCTTTTCTCCTGGCAGTTCTTCTCTGGCCAGTAGCCAGCACCCCGACTCGTTGCCCCTGAAGGGTTTCGAGGCGGACCGTGACGGAAACCCCGTTCGTTGGTGGGGCGTGGCCAAGCGGTAAGGCACGAGACTTTGGATCTCGCATCCGGAGGTTCGAATCCTCCCGCCCCAGCCAACCTTGGGCGGTCGGGATGGAGCCCCGGATTCGAGGCGTCGGTCTTCGGACCGCCGCCGATCATTCGGTGACCCGTTCCTCCCGAGGGCCGGGCCAACCAGGGAGGCTCACGCTTGGACCCCGTTCGCATCTTCGCAGGGAACGCCAGCCTCAACCTGGCGCAGGCGATTTGCGACAAGCTCAGGGTGCCGCTCGGAGACGTGGCGGTGACGCGTTTCGAGGACGGCGAGGTCTCGGTGCGGTTCAACGAGAACATTCGTGGCAGCGACGTGTTCATCGTGCAGGCCACCGGCGCTCCCGCCGAGCATCTCATGGAGCTGCTGGTGATGCTCGACGCCGCCAAGCGCGCGTCGGCGCGTCGCGTCACCGCGGTTCTGCCCTACTTCGGATATGCGCGGCAGGATCGCAAGGACCAGCCGCGGGCGCCGATCACCGCCAAGCTGGTGGCCAACGTGATCACCGTGGCCGGCGCCGATCGCGCCTTGACCATGGATCTCCACAGCGCGCAGATCCAGGGCTTCTTCGACATTCCCTTCGACCATCTCTACGCCGCGCCCGTGCTGATCGAGTACTTCGCGGCCAAGAAGATCAAGGACCTCATGGTCGTCGCGCCGGACATCGGCAGCGTGAAGATGGCCCGCGCCTATGCCAAGCGGCTCGGCGTCGATCTGGCGCTGGTCGACAAGCGCCGGCCCAAGGCCGACGCCGTGGAGGTGATGAACATCATCGGCGAAGTGGAAGGCAAGAACATCGTGATGTTCGACGACGTGATCACCACCGCTCGCACGCTGACGCAGGCCGCCGTGGCGCTGCGCGCGAACGGCGCCAAGCAGATCTATGCCGGCATCACCCACGGTGTGTTCTGCCCCGACGCCTTCGAGCGAGTGGCGCAGTCGCCGATCCAGGAGCTGGCCGTGACCGACACGCTGGATCACAGCAAGATGGCCCTGCCGGCCAATGTCGTGGAGCTGTCGGTCGCAGGCTTGTTGGGCGAAGCCGTGCAGCGCATCCACGAGGAGCGCTCGCTCAGCTCGCTGTTCGTTTGAGAACCAAGGCCGGCGCGTCGCCGGTCTGAAGGAGGAAACCATGGCGGTCATTGCCTTGAGCGGCCAGCGCCGCGAGCGAATCGGCAAGGGCGGTGCGCGCACCGCCCGGCGCGACGGGAAGATCCCCGCCGTGCTCTACGGGCACGGCGAAGATCCCGTGTCGGTGACGATCGGCGCGCGGGACTTCGATCTGGCCCTGCGGGGCCACAAGGGCGCGAATCCGATCGTGAATCTCTCGCTCGACTCCAAGGAGTTCACGGCGCTGATCCGCGCGGTCCAGTACGACCCGGTATCTCACGACATTCTCCACCTCGACTTCCAGCACATCTCTCTGACCGAGACGATCGAGGTCAACGTCGCCATCCACCTCACCGGCACGCCGACGGGCGTCAAGGACGGCGGCGGCATCCTCGAGCACATCCTGCGCGAGGTCGAAGTGCGCTGCCTGCCGACCGCGATTCCGTCTTCCATCGATGCGGACGTCTCGGCGCTCAACATCGGCGACTCGGTGCACCTGCGTGACCTGGTCGTGCCCAACGTGGAGATCCTGACCGACCTCGACTCGACGGTGGCGACCGTGGTGCCGCCGACGGTGATCGAGGAGAAGCCGGTCGAGGAGGTCGCGGCGGAAGCGGCGGCGGCCACCGCGGAGCCCGAAGTCATCACCAAGGGCAAGAAGGATGAGGAAGGCGCTGCCGAGGGCGACGACAAGGACAAGGAGAAAGGAAAGAAGTAGCGGTCGGTGCGTCTGGTCCTCGGTCTCGGGAATCCCGGCGAGCGCTATGCCACGACCCGTCACAACGTGGCGTGGCGAGTGCTGGACGAGCTGGCGAAGCGCTGGCGCCTGAAACGCGGCGTTTCGGTGCCTGGATTGTTCGAGTCCTGGCGAGGCGAGGTGGGAGGCGAGGCCGTGGAAGTGATGCGGCCGCAGACCTACATGAACCTCTCCGGCCAGGCGCTGGAGCACTGGATGCGCGACCAGGAGCTCTCGCCGGAAGCGATGCTGGTGGTCTCGGATGACGTGTACCTGCCGGTCGGTGGTCTGCGGCTTCGGGCGCACGGATCGAGCGGAGGCCATCGAGGCCTCGAAAGTCTCGAGGCCGCTCTCGGCCATCGGGACTTCGCGAGGCTGCGAGTCGGCGTCGGCGCAGCGGAGAGCAGTGCGGACTTGAAGGAGCACGTGTTGCAGACGTTTGGCCCCGAGGAGGAGCCGGTCGTCGAGCGCGTCGTGCAGGAGGCGGCGGACGCCGTCGAGTGCTGGGCGCGTGAAGGCATCGAACGAGCCATGAATCGATTCAATCGCAGAATGAGCAAGGAGGTCCCCGAACCGTGACCAAGTACGAAACCACGTTCATCCTGGAACCCGGCCTCGACGACTCCCGGGTGAACGACGAAGTCGAGCGCGCCTCGCAATGGATCAAGGATCTCGGCGGCGAGGTGATCGAGGTGCAACGTTGGGGCAAGCGACGCCTGGCCTACGAGATCGGCAAGAAGCGCGACGGGATCTACACGCTGATCGTGCATCAGGGCGAAGGGCCGCAGATCAAGGAGCTCGAGCGGCGGCTGCGTCTCAACGAAGCCGTGATGCGCGTGCTGTCGGTGGTGCACGTTCCACCCGAGCTGACGCAGCCCAAGGTCGACGCCGAAGCGCTGGCGGCCGCCGAAGAGGCGGGAGACGAGTAGGCGGAAGGCACGGTGACCGAGCTCAAGCTGCCCGAAGTCAACCGGCTGATTCTGGCCGGGCGCCTGACCCGCGATCCGGACCGGCGCTACGGACCGGACGGCACGGCGATCACGCGGTTCGACATCGCCTTTCACCGGCGCTTCCGCACGCGCGCCGGCCAGGTGGGCGAAAGCACGGGCTTCGTGTCCATCAGCACCTATCAGCGGCTGGCCGAAGTGTGCGGGGAGTATCTGAAGAAAGGCAGTCCGGTGCTGGTCGAAGGACGGCTGCAGATGCGCGAATGGAAGACGTCGCAGGGCGAGTCGCGCAGCCGCCTGGAAGTCCAGGCCGACAACGTGCACTTCCTGGAGCGGCGGCCGGAGTCGCCGGACCCATCAGACCGCGCGGCGGATGCCAAGGCTTCCGCCCCAGTTCCGAAGGGGAGAATGAGGAGATATGGCGAGAGAACGTGAAGGCAAGAGTCTCAAGAAGAAGTACTGCAAGCTGTGCCTCGAGAAGGTCGGCTTCGTCGACTACAAGGACGAGAAGCGCCTCGGCCGGTTCATCACCGACCGCGGCAAGATCGTCCCGCGCCGCGTCTCGGGCACCTGCGCCCGGCATCAAAAGCAGATCACCACGGCGGTGAAGCGCGCGCGGGTGCTGGCCCTGCTGCCGTTCACCAGCGATCTCTATCGCTGAGATCGAGGGCGGCTCGTGTTTCGAACGTGGCTCCTGGTCGGAGCTCTCGCCTTCGTGGCGGCGGGCACCCCGCTTCCGTGGGGAGCTCTGTGGCTTGCCGTTCCGGCCGCGGTGGCGCTCGGCCTGCTCCTGTGCTGGCGCTGGGGACCGTGGGGCGTGCTGGTTCCGGTCAGCCTCATGACGGCGGTGTTGATCATCTTCGGACCATTCGCCGCATGGACCTGGTGGATCCCGGTGGCCGCGCTGACCGGGTGCTGGATGGGCCTGCGCGAAGAGGGCGGAGGCCCCGAGGCGGGCCAGCGCGCGTGGATGATGCTTCCGCTGGTGCTGCTGGCCGCGGGGCTTCCGTGGACGGTGTCCTATCCGGATCTGGTGGCCGAGCTCGACCGCGCGATGCGAAGCACGGAGCCGGCGATGCTCGACACCGTCAAGCGGCTCGGCTATCAAGAAGACCGGCTGCGCTCCTTCCAGCACTACCTGCAGCAGAGCGCCGAGCTGCGCGCTCCCTGGGTCCGGGT
Encoded here:
- the spoVG gene encoding septation regulator SpoVG, coding for MVEITEVRVSLRDDEKLKAFVSITLNDSFVIRGLKIIHGNTGLFVAMPSRKRPDGQHQDLAHPINDTTRKYLTDIVMAEYQRELNNQGAMSTARSTDRDRR
- a CDS encoding ribose-phosphate pyrophosphokinase → MDPVRIFAGNASLNLAQAICDKLRVPLGDVAVTRFEDGEVSVRFNENIRGSDVFIVQATGAPAEHLMELLVMLDAAKRASARRVTAVLPYFGYARQDRKDQPRAPITAKLVANVITVAGADRALTMDLHSAQIQGFFDIPFDHLYAAPVLIEYFAAKKIKDLMVVAPDIGSVKMARAYAKRLGVDLALVDKRRPKADAVEVMNIIGEVEGKNIVMFDDVITTARTLTQAAVALRANGAKQIYAGITHGVFCPDAFERVAQSPIQELAVTDTLDHSKMALPANVVELSVAGLLGEAVQRIHEERSLSSLFV
- a CDS encoding 50S ribosomal protein L25, which produces MAVIALSGQRRERIGKGGARTARRDGKIPAVLYGHGEDPVSVTIGARDFDLALRGHKGANPIVNLSLDSKEFTALIRAVQYDPVSHDILHLDFQHISLTETIEVNVAIHLTGTPTGVKDGGGILEHILREVEVRCLPTAIPSSIDADVSALNIGDSVHLRDLVVPNVEILTDLDSTVATVVPPTVIEEKPVEEVAAEAAAATAEPEVITKGKKDEEGAAEGDDKDKEKGKK
- the pth gene encoding aminoacyl-tRNA hydrolase, giving the protein MRLVLGLGNPGERYATTRHNVAWRVLDELAKRWRLKRGVSVPGLFESWRGEVGGEAVEVMRPQTYMNLSGQALEHWMRDQELSPEAMLVVSDDVYLPVGGLRLRAHGSSGGHRGLESLEAALGHRDFARLRVGVGAAESSADLKEHVLQTFGPEEEPVVERVVQEAADAVECWAREGIERAMNRFNRRMSKEVPEP
- the rpsF gene encoding 30S ribosomal protein S6, whose amino-acid sequence is MTKYETTFILEPGLDDSRVNDEVERASQWIKDLGGEVIEVQRWGKRRLAYEIGKKRDGIYTLIVHQGEGPQIKELERRLRLNEAVMRVLSVVHVPPELTQPKVDAEALAAAEEAGDE
- the ssb gene encoding single-stranded DNA-binding protein, with translation MTELKLPEVNRLILAGRLTRDPDRRYGPDGTAITRFDIAFHRRFRTRAGQVGESTGFVSISTYQRLAEVCGEYLKKGSPVLVEGRLQMREWKTSQGESRSRLEVQADNVHFLERRPESPDPSDRAADAKASAPVPKGRMRRYGERT
- the rpsR gene encoding 30S ribosomal protein S18; translation: MAREREGKSLKKKYCKLCLEKVGFVDYKDEKRLGRFITDRGKIVPRRVSGTCARHQKQITTAVKRARVLALLPFTSDLYR
- a CDS encoding DUF2232 domain-containing protein; translated protein: MFRTWLLVGALAFVAAGTPLPWGALWLAVPAAVALGLLLCWRWGPWGVLVPVSLMTAVLIIFGPFAAWTWWIPVAALTGCWMGLREEGGGPEAGQRAWMMLPLVLLAAGLPWTVSYPDLVAELDRAMRSTEPAMLDTVKRLGYQEDRLRSFQHYLQQSAELRAPWVRVLLPSLIFSWMALLVGAGRVIAAHVADRVHWPDLSRARFSEWRLPDGAIWLFLAGLGLLLADLKPWTPTAATLLIVPALGYCAQGIAVVESLLLLRGVPPSIITLTLLFVFIMAFPVFILTTVCVGISDVWLDYRRLEAIPDGDVS